A portion of the Doryrhamphus excisus isolate RoL2022-K1 chromosome 20, RoL_Dexc_1.0, whole genome shotgun sequence genome contains these proteins:
- the mertka gene encoding tyrosine-protein kinase Mer, with translation MAKIVSGWFGIFLSTATMALTVWISSNAQESRKHLHPVRSSEPLVVQDHASKAYLSPDELKRLNFRTTTDSLELSEGHEAKFSCSIDIPDTRLEPTILWMKNGQDLAGNMQVMINELQTITDSVTTLLSTVSITQVQRVDAGEYRCRLSIGNMMMDSQPITIKVEGLPTFLQQPEDKNITKDTPFTLSCEAVGPPDPVNIRWLRDGIPDSDYHTSPSTYSVEGVNRHTQFSCEAYNSKGVSTSREANINIKALPSPVSNITVIARESGKLTLKWVPGHDGFSPLTKCHIRVKEVSRRLGEVTITRFINVTVPPFQWEVSGLQAMTPYNMSISCSNDVGASPISPWIQSITTEGVPSVYPRDVTVQLNGSWLVVRWRPPPDDKINGILQGYDIIVRHGAHVNKVHSSTNMALVAVQDFNTSYSVEVAACTRAGSGMISPQVLLFVPEDISGSGPSPSSSPGTKIPDSVSIVLGVVCGVCLLMLVVWGAICVHNRTSDSWLGQVLGSGQKPQPVIQYRPQRSYNRAAVGITFGNLGVSDELQAKLQDVMIMRNVLSIGKVLGEGEFGSVVEGHLRQPDGTSEKVAVKTMKLDSFYQREIEEFLNEAACMKDFHHPNVIRLLGVCLEMGSGHFPKPMVILPFMKYGDVHTFLLRSRLGENPIFLPTQTLLKFMVDIASGMEYLSSRNFLHRDLAARNCMLRDDMTVCVADFGLSKKIYSGDYYRQGRIAKMPVKWIAVESLADRVFTVKSDVWAFGITMWEIATRGMTPYPGIQNHEIYDYLLEGHRLKQPADCLDELYEIMYSCWRADPLDRPLFPRLREMLEKLTERLPESSSKEDIIYINTSFQDEDRDRDATEYPVLSSSPSCSCPQAENPTTTADIHGSMEDDDDDDDRYVVVISPDPSLRLPTLDTPLLSSGSSSHSNRNMAPDGTGTDHISSDTSLLL, from the exons ATGGCAAAGATCGTCTCTGGATGGTTTGGAATTTTTCTCTCCACTGCAACCATGGCACTGACTGTGTGGATTTCCAGCAACG CTCAGGAATCCAGGAAGCATCTTCACCCCGTCAGAAGCTCTGAGCCTCTGGTCGTGCAGGACCATGCTTCAAAGGCGTACCTGAGTCCTGATGAGCTCAAGCGCCTTAATTTCAGGACCACTACAGATTCCCTGGAGCTATCGGAAGGACACGAGGCCAAGTTCAGCTGCTCCATTGATATCCCCGATACCAGACTGGAGCCCACCATCTTGTGGATGAAGAACGGCCAGGACCTGGCTGGAAATATGCAGGTGATGATCAATGAACTGCAGACCATCACAGACAGCGTTACGACTCTCCTCTCCACTGTCAG TATTACTCAAGTACAGAGGGTGGATGCTGGAGAATATCGCTGCAGGCTCAGCATCGGCAACATGATGATGGATTCTCAGCCAATCACTATCAAGGTAGAAG GTCTTCCAACATTTCTCCAACAACCGGAGgacaaaaacataacaaagGACACACCTTTTACTTTGTCATGTGAGGCGGTCGGACCTCCAGATCCTGTTAACATTCGCTGGCTGCGTGATGGAATACCCGATAGTGACTACCATACATCTCCCAGCACTTACTCTGTGGAAG GGGTGAACAGGCACACTCAGTTCAGCTGTGAAGCCTACAACTCCAAGGGGGTCAGTACATCGAGAGAGGCAAACATCAACATTAAAG CGCTTCCCAGTCCTGTGTCAAACATCACTGTGATTGCGAGGGAGTCCGGTAAGTTGACGCTAAAATGGGTGCCTGGACATGACGGCTTCTCGCCATTAACCAAGTGCCACATCAGG GTGAAAGAAGTGAGCCGGAGGTTAGGGGAGGTAACAATCACCAGGTTCATCAATGTCACAGTGCCTCCGTTCCAGTGGGAAGTCTCTGGCCTGCAAGCCATGACTCCTTACAACATGAGCATTTCCTGCAGCAATGATGTGGGGGCTTCTCCAATTTCTCCTTGGATCCAGAGTATCACAACAGAGGGAG TGCCATCAGTTTATCCTCGAGATGTGACTGTGCAGCTGAATGGGTCATGGCTGGTGGTCAGGTGGAGGCCCCCACCGGATGATAAGATTAATGGAATCTTGCAAGGTTACGACATTATCGTGAGACATGGGGCACATGTAAACAAG GTCCACAGCTCCACCAACATGGCCTTGGTAGCAGTGCAGGATTTCAACACCAGTTACAGTGTGGAGGTGGCAGCATGCACACGTGCAGGGAGCGGCATGATCAGCCCACAAGTCTTGTTGTTTGTGCCAGAGGACA TCTCAGGATCTGGCCCATCACCATCCTCCAGTCCTGGTACGAAGATACCAGACTCTGTCAGTATAGTCCTGGGTGTGGTGTGTGGAGTCTGTCTTTTGATGCTTGTCGTCTGGGGGGCTATCTGTGTACACAACAGGACATCTGACTCCTGGCTTGG GCAGGTGTTGGGAAGTGGACAGAAGCCCCAGCCGGTCATCCAGTACAGACCTCAGAGGTCCTACAATCGTGCTGCTGTTGGGATAACAT TTGGAAACCTTGGAGTTAGCGATGAGCTCCAAGCCAAACTTCAGGATGTAATGATCATGAGGAACGTGCTGTCCATTGGAAAGGTCCTCGGAGAAG GTGAATTTGGTTCAGTGGTGGAAGGACATTTAAGACAACCAGACGGGACTTCAGAAAAAGTAGCTGTGAAGACAATGAAAT TGGATAGCTTTTACCAGAGAGAAATAGAGGAGTTCCTAAATGAGGCGGCCTGCATGAAAGATTTCCACCATCCAAATGTCATCAGACTGCTTG GTGTGTGCCTGGAAATGGGCTCCGGACACTTCCCTAAGCCAATGGTTATTCTGCCCTTCATGAAATATGGAGATGTACACACCTTCCTGCTGCGTTCGCGCTTAGGAGAGAATCCAATT TTCTTGCCAACACAGACGCTCTTAAAGTTCATGGTGGACATTGCTTCGGGCATGGAGTATCTCAGCAGTCGAAACTTTCTACATCGAGACCTGGCTGCTCGCAACTGCAT GCTACGTGATGATATGACAGTATGTGTGGCAGACTTTGGATTATCCAAGAAGATCTACAGTGGAGATTATTACAGGCAGGGCAGAATAGCCAAAATGCCTGTCAAATGGATAGCAGTAGAGAGTCTGGCAGACAGAGTTTTTACTGTAAAAAGCGATGTG TGGGCATTCGGTATAACCATGTGGGAGATTGCTACACGGGGGATGACGCCATATCCTGGCATCCAGAACCATGAGATTTATGACTACCTCCTTGAAGGACACAGGTTGAAGCAGCCAGCAGACTGTTTGGACGAACT GTACGAGATCATGTATAGTTGCTGGAGGGCTGATCCGTTGGACCGACCCCTCTTTCCCCGATTGCGAGAAATGTTGGAAAAACTCACAGAAAGGCTTCCAGAGTCTTCGAGCAAAGAGGATATCATCTATATTAACACCAGCTTCCAGGATGAGGACAGGGATCGAGATGCTACAGAATATCCAGTGCTTAGCTCCTCGCCTTCTTGCAGCTGCCCTCAAGCAGAAAACCCAACAACTACTGCAGATATTCACGGCAGCATGGaggatgacgatgacgatgatgatcgTTATGTTGTGGTTATCTCTCCAGATCCTTCACTGCGATTGCCAACACTGGACACTCCTCTATTATCGAGTGGCTCTTCAAGTCACTCAAACAGAAACATGGCTCCTGATGGTACAGGGACAGATCACATCTCAAGTGATACTTCTCTTCTGCTGTAA